GGCGGATTACCATAAGAAAGGTGATTCGGAGAAGGCCATCAGCGATTACACACAAGCCATTCAAATCAACCCAAAGGACGCCAACTATTATGATAGTCGGGGGCGCGCCTATGCGATGAAGAGAGATTGGGACAAGGCGATTGCGGATTATGATCAGGTGGTTAAGTTGAATCCCAAACAGGTATCAGCCTACAACAGCCGAGGCCTGGCGTACGCAATGAAAGGGGACATGGACAAGGCCATCAGGGATCTGAGTGAGGTCATCAAGCTCAATCCCAAGGATGCGCCAGCTTATGGCAGTCGCGGATTGTCGTACGCAATGAAAGGGGACTGGGACAAGGCGGTGAGTGATTTCAGCGAGTTGATAAAACTTAAGCCGACGGATTCGATTGGTTATGATAGCCGGGCCACTGCGTATCAAAACCAGGGAAAGTTGGATGAGGCATTGGCAGATTTCAGCGAGGCGATAAAGCTCAACGACAAGGATGCCGGGGCATTTCATAATCGGGGCCTGATTTATGTGGGGAAGGGCGATTGGGAGAAGGCGATCGAGAATTTTTCAAAGAGCATTCAACTGAATCCGCAAGATGCAGATGCGTTTGCGAAGCGGGGTTATGCTTATTACCAAAAGGGCGAATATCAGAAGGGAATCGACGATATCAATGAGGCCTTGAGGTTGAATCCGAAAGATGCGGAATCGTACAACAACCTGGCCTGGTTTCGGGCGACCTGCCCGGATGCCTCGATGAGGAAGGGCAAGGAAGCGGTGGAGGCGGGGAAGAAGGCGTGCGAACTGACGAACTGGAAGGAGTG
This DNA window, taken from Pedosphaera parvula Ellin514, encodes the following:
- a CDS encoding tetratricopeptide repeat protein yields the protein MMKSKLKKFGILGMMLTVAAVSVPADQIADFFTIGKKAQEDGDYELAISCWSSVLKLQPTNDAAFFNRGMAYTQKGDFTSGIHDFDETIRLNPEGRAYDNRGNLYDQKGEVEKAISDYTEAIKLNPKDAWAYAKRAADYHKKGDSEKAISDYTQAIQINPKDANYYDSRGRAYAMKRDWDKAIADYDQVVKLNPKQVSAYNSRGLAYAMKGDMDKAIRDLSEVIKLNPKDAPAYGSRGLSYAMKGDWDKAVSDFSELIKLKPTDSIGYDSRATAYQNQGKLDEALADFSEAIKLNDKDAGAFHNRGLIYVGKGDWEKAIENFSKSIQLNPQDADAFAKRGYAYYQKGEYQKGIDDINEALRLNPKDAESYNNLAWFRATCPDASMRKGKEAVEAGKKACELTNWKEWHCIGTLAAAYAETGDFEQAVKYQKQAMGVAGVTEQDKEGMQQRVALYEQHKTDHEIPKKD